tggctcgatacagtttttcagggtcacaatctttgtttatggtgaCGTAGTTTATGCCAAGGAGTAAACGTTGCATCAAGAAATATCTGAGCGAAAATCGGGGAGTGCCCCTTAGGGGTTGATTTCCATTGTCGCGTAATTTTAAcgtgcgtacgtacgtacgtaaaatttacgttcgcaaataaaggaggcaatgcatgaaatgtctctcgtaagcgtaaaagttgaacctcgctcaacttctcatTTAAGCTCAGcattttttatcttgcctctattttatttacgtgattaaaatttacgtgcgaagccaaaaacgcgtcagtggaaatcaaacGTTACTTACCCTTCATCTTTTGTCTCCACGACGCTTAGTACTTCCCCGGGCCCTTTTCGCTAGAAAGGGAACGCGCGAGTTAATGACAAAATAAGGTGCGAACCTTCTTGTGAGCGAGAGACTATTAGTTGTCTTAAAAAATGACCCTCAAAACAGGGAAGAAGTATTTCAGCAATCACAAAGCTTAGTAATGCAAACCCAACATGATCCAATTCTTTCCCGACAAACCTTAAAAGCATTTTGGTAAGACGAATCTGGTTATTGGCCCGCtataaaaatcttaaaataacgTTGTTCCATAAGTTGCATATATAATATTGCAATATAAATATGTTAGCGAAATATTTTATTCTGGAAATCAAAATACTTTATtcctgaaattaatttaaactaaCCAAAACCCATTGTCTCTTATATTAACTCGGAAACCAAGATGACTTCTACGCGGATTAGCTCATTTGACACATTGTGCCAGggcgaaaagaaaaaaggacgaCGTTTCCTTGCACTACAACTGAATCCCGCGAAACGGCGACGGGGAACCATGAGTGGCGGTTCGAGAAGGTAGTGTTTCCTTAGTCTATGTTCACATGGCATCAGGCGGATTGTATACCGGCTGAAAAATATGACCGGGCATTTCGTTCACACCGGGCCGTTCAACATCGTCTCTCAGTTCACGCGGAAATGACGAATCAGGCTGAATTTTTAGCTTCAGTGGTTTAACCATCTGCTCATGCGCAGAGCGCTACATAACCAAATTCTAAAACGCCAAGCGACCATGGTGTTCATACTGCGCCGATCaattgcaaattttcaaccTTAACGGCTGAAAATTTAACCTCGATCTTTgcattcaaatttttgaacggctaGGCGTCTAAATATTTGTACGGTTAGTTCATCTGGTTCTTTGTGAACGTCAGCCTCTGGCTTCTGTcggttttttaaatttctgtcggaaattttaattttgaattttaacttatAATTTGCAGCTTAAGAACCCGTTTCATCCCGGGTTGAGTTCTATTTCTACGTCAGATTTAATCTGACAAAAATATGCTCGAGTATTAATGTAACTGTAATATAAACTTCACTGCacgggaaaaacaaaaacgacatGGTATGTATGACATTTGTTGAGCCTAAAGTAGCAGTCGTGTCATTTCATTTATGGGTAATTATTTTTTACCAGAAACAAAACTATTTCAATCACCTAACAACGTACTATCTACATAAACGTGACCTCGCAGTAGTTAAAACATTGCTTGACAAACGAGGATTTTTTTTATCGCAATCATCTCTCGACTAGTCAACGAGATCGCAAAAAATGTCTCCCACGAAGGGACGCGAGCTCCTTGAGTAGACCGATCCCTGTTGATCCCTGATATTAAAATTGTACCTGCACGTGGAATTCAACTCAAGGAGAAATTGCCTACAATAGGCcagttgcactaagaggtcacgtgaccagtgcttcctttaaacaatgagttggaatcttgctgatgccaaaaattgacagagcacataaaaattatcttacaaccgaaatttgagaggaaacgcatttaagggagatattttatggcactttgatttttcaacaaagtagtatgatttgtattggccgccatgttggagggcatactcttgccctccaacatggtggccaaaactactttttgcttatatcttgatAAAAGTTTGATAGTTActctcagatgtgctgtaaacgttaccacatcatcttttcaacatttcccttgaactttaagtgcaaaatttgtgttcagaaagaggtaattcataattttaaaataacattttggtcacgtttgacaaaccaaatcactattattttgtttaagatatgacccactaatcgttttttgaaggcaaaatcgtataactttcattttcataaaaacgatgtaacatgacctcttagtgcaaatatAAAAAGATCCAAATAGAAGCGATAACGTTTGCaaggacgcaaattcatttttttaaatcaacgTTTTCACTGGCTTTAtcttgcttaagctccctagtagcctgagaaaacagctgacatttggcgacgctaccactggtttccccgccggggaaaccagtggtagcgtcaccaaatgtcggttgttttctcaggctagctcCCTCGTGATGATCAGTGCTTGAGATGGCGGATAACGTTTCCCTATTGTCCGGTTCTGAAGCTGAGACTGAGTCATTTTTTCAAACACGGCCAGTTAGTGAAACCATCGTTTTTTCAAGTGACTATAAATTACTCTGCCCGTTTAGTTTTCTTCTAATCGACTATTTATAATCTGTACTGCTCATCTGTGTAATTGCAATGGAAAGCTTGATAAATAATTATCCTATTTCATATATTGTCAGATTAATTGAATTGTAAATCACATCTGCTGAGTAGAGTTGCCATTCCACGTGTTGCtctcatcgtcatcatcatctctGTTGTAAAGACGGTGGACACCACCCTGCTCACGCACTGTCGCACCTCCCCCCGGACCTCTCCGACGAACGGTAGAACCGTTATCAAAACTGcgaagcaaaacaaaaaggagAAAGGATTTATATTAGTCTAAAAGGTTCGATCCACAGTAGGGAGTGAAGCTTCAAGTTCGCTTATACTTTATATAACACAGAAATATGTTTCCCGGTTTTTTGCTCCCACCCGACACAGCTCTACCGAAATCTGTGCGTGATTGCTGCCCAACAACTCCCCGTGAAGTCTTTCAAGCTCACTTTATTAGTTTGTGGGTTTCCCATCCATTTCAAGTTTTTACAAAGTATCGTGTTCAGAAAGCGAATCCTTTCTGTCGGTGATTAGACTAATGGATGGTGGAACACCCTACCATCTTAATGCTGCGAGACAACCGTAACCCAAAACATGTCGAATGTCATTGTACCTCCCCAAACTTAACTAGGACTAGTAAAGCGAGTAAAATACGTGAGTCGTCGTGAAAACCTTCACCCCCTAGGAGAGGCCAGACGCGGACGGGAGAAAGAAACTCTCCTCGAGAGTGGTTTGTCACGCGTGCGCGTGtctttcgctcgctctactatcacTTAGGCTACGTTCATTCGGCACCGTTTGAATTTACGACCGCTTGAGAAATTGAACGGCACTTCGTTCACACGCAACTGACGAACCaggttaaattttaacttttgcCAGAGTTTTTACCATCTGCTCATGCACAGAGCGCTACTttagtgatttcaaaatggtgTCTCCTAGCTGAGTAACCACGCATCCATGCAACCGCCCCTTTGCCGTAGAAAATTTTACACGGTTATGGTGTTCTTACCGCGCAGGTCAAATTTTCGACCGTGAAGGATTTTTAACGGCTAGGAGTttaaattttcgtacggttaaGGTGGTTCCATGAAAACGGAACACCTACGCGCACGAATTTTCAAAcgggtcgaaaattcgtccagCGCCGTGTGAACGAGGCCTTTCTGAGAAAATTAAGATACCACTCTTAGTCTAAAACAAACATTACTCGATCTTACCTGGACTGCTGTGACTGTTGAGTGGTATTTTGACGACCTGATGATGTTGGATTGTACGCTCCTCTGGAATGATCTGGACTTCCTAAGAAAAAGGCCTTCAACAAAGTCATCAGAGTAAACAGAGGCGAAAGGATCCAAACCAAAATTTCCGAGAATGAGGAACTTCCTGATGGTGTTATGGCCGTGCAGCTTTTCtgtaagataaaataaaaggaGGTCAGGACCTTCCTTATTTGCTGCTCACTATTGTGGATTTTCCAACAAAAATCAATCACTGTgatacacacatacatacatatcaGTATACGAGTTACAATCAACTATCTTTATGTGCCAGACGCATTCGTAGTATAAGTAAAATAATTACATGTTAAAGCTATCTCACGTTCTGCAATTGGTCATACTACTGGTCACTAACTTAGTTAAAGAAAAACTATTAAACGCAATAGACTTATAGATCTTAATCTTCAGTTCGGCCGCTACAAATGCGTCCGACGCGACATAAAACGCCATCAAAATGTAGTTTAGTTATAGTTTTCAACTTGGAAACCTTTGCTATGggaatttgttttcctttctaaaaaaataaagtttataaggcagtaaaataatttttctcgCTTTTTCAGTCTACAGCAAGAATGCCATACAACGCGCACCGCAAACTCGGCTAAGAGGCATTTGAATTATAGTTTTTGTTCTAGAAGCAACAAACAGTTTTCACCCTTTATACATGTAGCTCTTTATATATTTGCAGTTAATTCTATAACAAGCTGGTATAAAATGCTTGCATTTGGCTACAGTCACTGAGTAACCTTTGACTATGGTCTAAACTCACCATAGCAACGACAAGAGTTGAACTTGGTACCAAGCCTAACTCGGCTAAAGTCTTGACTAGATCCCCCTCAGTCAGTTCTCGTCTGGGGTAGGTTGTGTACAGCGTCACGGAACTTGTGCTGGGTCCGAGGTGCTACATTCAAACAGCCCCATATATCTTTGTTAATCGTGCATAAATACAACCTTaagatacagtggaaccctccGGTTACTACGGACACCAAGGAGCCCATGAGTACTCATGGGCCCCTGTTCCCGCCGTATTATCCGGGTGTGTGTATTAAGCGGGCTCTCACAAAAAAGGTCAAGGATACATGTTTTATAGATATAAAGACTAAGGCCCTGTGTGCATAGCGGTGGTGGACttcaggtaggtgaggtaacctgcttaggtggggtaacccgcctgtccatataatctctcattttaatttgatcacgtgtaTATGATAGGTGAGGTGACCCGCCGCATGGTAGCTCATCTATCTggagtcccccacctccatgtaaacaggcccaaaCCAGACATTTTTACGAGAAAACgttgtttaatttcttaacTGTAACTGTCACAAGTTCATCCTAATGAAACCTCACGATCACTCATCATAGTCTCGAACCAGTTTTTAGTTCTGATACTACAATGGAATGTGTGACGTTTTACTGATGCTTTTAGTATGCGACTCAGCTAGTTTGACTGAATTTTAGGGAGAACATTTGAAAGGTCATTCACTAAGTTTCTGGTAGGTTTTCACACGTGAGATATTCAGTCATAAACAGTGCGCAGATAAAAAGTGCCCGTAAAACGGGGATGACGATATAAGGGAGTTTATGACTCGGGACACAGTAAAATGTTCGTAATCCGTATAAAACTGCTGTCCGTATTAGACAGGTTGAGAACAGATATGAGCTTTTAACGCAACTGTCCGTTGTATACGAGTGTTCGTATTAAGCGCCAGGTGTCCGTAGAGTGGGTTCCACTGCATTGAAGAATGGTAACATATGAAAAATGCAAAGGTCGGGCATCATGTTAAAGTagcaacaaaaaataacttACATTGATAATAAACTGTTGTACTGTTTGCAGGGGAGTATCAGCTGGGAAGGTGTTTGTAACGGAGCTGCCGTCTGGAAGACGAAATTGGAGGCGAGCAGAAGTGCTGGAACAGATACAGCAATAATTCCGTGATAATCTTAACTAACCAACCAACCAACTAACCAGTTAATCAGTCAATAAACCAATCAATCGGCCACTCAAAGCCCATTTTTACTGAACCAACTTTATCGGGAATTATttgggaaagttaaaaaaagtgtCACATTTTTTCTCCCCTTTTGGAGGACATCTTGCAGCCATGGATAATATTTTTACAaatatcatgaaaaaaaaaatgttactttgAACCAAAATAAATGAGCATTCACGGTTTATCTAGTAAATACATCATAAACTTCACTGTTTCTCTGTGATAAAACAAGGCCACATGAGTAATGTAAAACAGTCTGTCATCAGTCAATAAGAGAAGCCTCGATGCACTGGATTAACTAGCCAATCAGTTGGCATATTAACTAACCTGTTCCTAGTTGGCTCGTTAGCTCAactggtagagcgctgcaccagTATACTATCGCAGaagtcaagggttcgaatcccgtccgagttttgaattttttccgggctttcttttcgcaactgcaaaagttacGTCTATAACTGCAATGATCTTCTTCCATTTAATTCTTAACCGCTCAGTTCCTAAACATGATTTTCGTATAAGCCAATCAGCGTTGTTTTACCTGTCACTGCCTCCTGAGGAGACAGGAGAAGGAGCTGAAGAAGTAGCAGCAGCTTGAGTTAAACGCTGTCTTTCTTGCAGCTCATTCTGCCTTCTTGCCTCCCTCTCAGCTCTGTCTCGTGCAATCTGTTGTCGCACAGCTTCCCTGTGTGCACGCTCCTTAGCTCTGTCTTCCTTAATCTGATTAACAATATCTTGGGCTTGCCTCTCCTCACGTTCACGCTTGGCTTTTGCCAGCTCTTGTCCAAGATTTCGTCGGTCACTTTCCTTCTTTTTGGCCTCCTGAAATAAGAATTTACTTAGCTGGTAAATatgatattaaaaaatattcactTACAGATATGTCCAAAACTACAGGGAGAAATTTTTTAATAAGTACATTAAGAAAGAACTTTCCGCCAAGATTCGATGAGCCTAAAGAAACAACGTTTTGCAGTGTTTATGGTGAATTCCCTGCCCTTGCGTAACGTAATTGAAAGGAAAATGTAAATGAGCATTAAATCTCCTAGATATTTTGTTTTGCAGATCATCATGTAATTTGAACCAATCCATCCGCACATTAGTCTGCCCCATTTATTAGCACTACTTTCAAGTGAAAATCTTGTTATTTCAAGAACAAATTCTTGGCTAATAAACTTTATAATTTGGTTAGTAAAAGTTATGCTCACTAACGCAAAGGTTAGttattcaaaaaattaatttcaagcCCTGCTTGAGGTGACGGCAAGTGGTCCTTCAACAGAGGTTCACCATAAATTAGCATGATCTTTAGCAGTGACATCACCTGAGTTTGAAACAAACCAACGCAATTTTTGGGAGTAGCTTTACTGGTCCACAATCAGTCTTCACCCATCTCAGTCTGTATTTTCcaacaaacatttaaaataaaGCCAAATTAAGTGTACCAAGAGCttgatggccgcttaatagaggtgacaagAAAAGGAGAACTCTTGTTGATAGAGGTTTAATTGACTACGCTAGTCTTTTCTGCCATTATTAAGGGACTTTAGGGGATGGTCGCTTGATGGAAGCTCAACTGTTATAGGACAATCACGACTTTTGGGGGGCATATACAGTAGTTTATTTGTGGCCAGAGTAGCTCATTTGCGCCCGAGCAAAGTGAGGGTGCAAATGATGCTACGAGCGACACAAATAAACTATTTGCCCGACAAAAGTCAGgtgattatcattattatcaatacaCAAGGCCAAATTgcacaaatttatttcataagGAAAGACTGTTTAACATGAAATTATGTTGCGGGATGCAAATTCCATTTACAGCCCGCACTTTGCCGTTTGGCCCGGGAAAAGGAGCGTTTTATAGAGGGCAGTTTGTCATTTGGCCATGTGTAGGGATAATAATATTCATATTTGACTTGGTCATTTGTCTTTCCACACTCAAAACTCAAAACAAAGTCAAAACTCCAGCAAGTGTACACGTCCTAAGAAATCGGAAACTAACTAACCTTATTAGTTAATAATAGTGTGGATAACGATGCAAAGGAAGCAATTTGGATGTTGACACGTAGCATACTTTCTTCTGACTTATTTAATAAACCACATGGGCACTTTCCAAGCTAATTTGTGGATCTGGTGGCCTCTAAACTTACTTGATTTTCTTGCTCTTCTTTTTCCTGTCTTCTTCTTTCAATAAGATCTTTTGCTCTAAACAGGTAAACAGAAAAGAGAAAGTCAACAACACAGGATTGCGTTTATTTCGGACTTAATGCTCGCTTGATGAAAAAGCACCATAGTACCCTCAAGAAACTTGCTTCTACACAATAAAACATGGTATGGTtttcggcagaggctactttttgaATTCCAGAATACGGTATATATCATAAAAAAGCACCCTCTGCTCACAAGATATAATTTAGTCacattgaaatttaaaaaatcacaTTAATAGCTTGTTAAGATATTCAACATTTTGTGAAGTTCctgaaaatatccataccctccCCCCTTTCCACACAGAAGAGATTGGATTCCAGGGGAAGGAGGGGGCatcaaaaagtaaaagaaatgcaagaaatTTAAGTTGAATTTCCAGAGGAGTGGAGGGTCTTAGAGCTATTGTTCACGCAGTTGTTCTACATACTGTAAACATATCAGACGTGAATCTAGGACAAAATTAATTAATACCAACTGATTTCCTAGACGAGTGCCTAGGGCACAAGCTTCTAgaggggtctgggggcatgcacCTCCATGAAATgtttggattttaactccctaaagtcacctttcctgggtttctgagtcattcagacaggatactGGCTGGCTTTTAACTTGCGAAagttttttcattaaaatttttttttatgaaaaatctgattgatTCTCTTAAAATAGTGGAAACAGACATGGATCTGCGCCTGCACGTATAATGTAATGTCTAGCTGTTAAATATCTAACCTTTGAACTCTTTCATTTAATGACTTCTCCTGGTTGCTGCTGTTATTGGGTTCCTGGGAAAAAAACACACTGTTATTTCTAAAACATCTGCATAGAAGTCCAAACAAATCAAGAAAACCTTCAACCAAATTTCATGTAAGACTTGAAAGAAAAACCTAATAAAAGTGATAAGCCACGAGTGTTGTgtaaagtttcatttttattaaggacagttttaataaaaaagggaagaaaaagttACCTCAACCTCAAGGAGGTCAGACATCCTATGACATCTACACAACGTAGCATAAGTTTGCATTAAAGTTTAGACATTAGGGCTTAAGGTTAGCAAACAAAAGTGAATGAGTCTTCAGATAGTCTTTATAAGGAGCCCGCCCTACCATAGGTCAATGTCATTTGTAGCAACCcactaaacaaaacaaagtactTAAAAAGTTACAATTCCAACAGCCACGCAAGAAGACAGAACAAATGGCGTTAATATTCACCTGTGACGGTCCTGGGACAGCCGGTACTTCACTTGATGTCTCTTGTCTTGTGCGCTGTTCTTGGTCCTCAAAATGTTGGTTTGAACTAGAAACCTCTGGACTTGTTTGAAGTACGTCGTTGGTGGATGTGGGTGTTATTGTGCTATTATTAATTGGTCTTGACTTTTGGTGAGTCTAAAATGGCATTCAATAGACAATGTTATGTATGTCAGAGTTATAGCTTTCTTGAAAGCTTATAACTTATAATACATTactaacttttctttttaaaaaataatataaaaatcaCTGTATAATAACCACACACAAATacgataaaaaatgaaaacataattTCTCTTGCTAACAGAGGAAGCAGCAGTCATGATTTTATCACAGAAACAAGcagtattattttaaagttagACAATCATGCAAACATGCAAGGTTGTTATGTACTGTGTTTGTATTGCTATGTAGTGTTACATGTAGTACCTCTAATGCCTTGTTTGCTCTGGAAACAAAGTCATCAACTGGGAGGTCTCCACCGATAACCTCTAAAGGTAAACCATTTTCACCAATAAAGTATGTGACAGGGATACATACAATGGGGTCTTTAAACGCTGTTAAGGATTTGTATATAACCAAAGTGTCTAAATTATAGAGACAGATAAAAAGTGACAGGTGAAAACTCAGCAAGTTTTTCATTTTAGGCGAGAGTTTGTCTTGTTGTGATAGACAGTATCAGCTGTTTAAACTATTCTAAAGTTTGGGTTGTGGCTTCTGAAAAAGAGAGATGAGCAACAATAACAGTAATCATTAATCCGAGCAGAATGCTGTGTGTTGTAACTTATGTTACATGGCTTAAAAGGTAGAGGGTTTGCTCTGCAGGAGTTCAGATGTGACATAAGGCCTGTAAACGCATCTGTACCTGCAAATCACATGTAGAACCAGggtaaaaaatgtatttatttacatACATTCAACAGTTCATGTTCTACTGAGAAAAGTAACTGAAAAAGGATACAGAACTTAGAAAACTGATTGCAGTCCTCACTAAATTGGATTAAAAGAagcaacaaataaacaaaatgaaaatttgaataGTATAGTTCtaatagtaataaaataatatatgaCAAATGTGTGCTAGAAGCCATGTTTGCAGTCCTTTTATACAGGAAAAATGTATATATTACTTGGTGGTTGTTACTTAAAAGGTTGAAAAGTATATTAAGTTCTTCTTGCAGGTGAAGAATTAATATTACGTTTCTTCTCACCTCTTATGATCCAGTTTAATAGCTACACATTTATCTTTGGATAATGTCCCAGCAAcctaaataattaaataaaacatAAGAGCCTGTTATATCCACTGTAAACAGCTTAAAGAAGCTAACTTTTTGTGATAATTTGAGGGAAGGCGATTATTCGAGGTAGGCAATTATGTCAAAGATTGCTCACTGGAAGTTGTGCCCTAAATATTGTGCTTTATTATcccattacagtcaaaccaggtcaagcgttcccgtcgctaacaaactaatgaattcattaatggaaaaatgatttcgtttgttgattcaataatccattcataaaatgaataatccaaCAGTCAAATTGGACCTCGACTTGATAATTAAATGTTGATTTGGTTTGTGAACAAAATCTACCAGTATTTGCTTCTCTTTTCCTGCCGTATACGATTGGGTTTTTCATTGCCTTTAATCAAGATAATAGCTAGAATAGACAGACCgcaaacgcaaagaaactgacaaaggccggggatcgaaatccaccaatcaccgcACATACACTGACCTTAGTTTGACCATCctgttttctaagaggtcagGTCTGTTGCACTGATTACTGGCAGCAAAATGGCGTACATgtaacagtttgtttgggtttgaacttcagaactcGCCCCCACTCAAcccttagaaaaaaaaggagaaaaaacaaaattctgaggtcgacttgtggaaagtgtagtttttcaaaaaaacggTAATCGAATCAACATTCAATTATGGAAGCGAggctaaatatgaatattggattgttcattttatgaatggattattgaatcaacgaACGAAATCATTCTTCTGATAATGAATTGATTAGTTCGTTAGCGACGGGGAAcacttgacctggtttgactgtaaatcaaaaaattatcgcatcaaataaactgaacatttcTTAAGTGTTTcttaagtgttccaaatttggttccttgattagttttcagagcttgaatagtcactgatcagttttgctggatctgATTCCACTTTAACTTGACAGAGAGggaataaaagaaagagaaacctggcaggaggggtggggtgggggcgattattcgagggcggcaattattttaaatatttccatCAAAGGGGGGGCGATCATTTTGAGGGAGACGATTAATCGAGGGATGGCTAGTCCCCGAGGAAATACAGTATGCATCATTCCTCAAAGCATTGTGACACATGTAAAGGAAGTGGACTGGAATAATTGCTCCAGTATTAACTCATGGATACTCATAGCATATCCACTAAGTTCGTAATAGGCACTTAGATATACAAATGTGGCACTCACTCACTGACCCATCAACCCACTCACTTCCTCACTCACCCACCCACCTACACACTCACCCACCAACACAATCACTCACTCTCTCAACCTGAACACATCCTCATTATTACAAGTATTCTATGCCCGAAATGAGCACCCAATATTATAAAGGGCCCTAGGTTTCTGTTAACATGACAAGTGACAACTTACCAAATGTCCATCAAAAACCATGTCCTTATCTAAACTAAAAATTCCCACAGTAAcaaagcctgagaaaacagctgactttTTGCCATGCCACCAGGCCAGTAATTTCACTGCAAAGTGATATCTGAGAAATGAAcccagaaattccacactgatgatgTGCTAATGTCAAAAACTGAGTACTGGTTCTAATTGGTTGAAAATTGCTTCAACTAACCAGAAGCACTAGCTAGCCAGAACTGTgatatgtcatcagtatggaaattCTGCATTCCTTCTGatgtcattttgcagggaaaccagtgaaAATTTGGCTGTTTTCACTAGGCTAAATGTAGCAGTCATGCTCATTTGTGTAGCAACTACAAATCTGCATGTgtcacaatttaaaaaaaaaacatgacaaaagaTTGTAGAATATCTTAGCTGCCACAggcattttcaactttttcatgTATGGTTCATCAACTATTGCCATTAGCAGGAATCTTCTTGCCAAGATTGTGAGCACGCAAATGTCATAACAGAATTAGTATACCactaaattctttttttatcatcTGAAATGCCAGAGGGTTTGGATATTGATGTATTTATTGGGTATTACAGTATCTTAGGCATTTTTACCCTGGTATACAGTAATTTGTTGCCAAATTTTCAGGTATACAGTACTCTGCATAAGCAtatgaatttaaattttaagaATCAACCATTAAGCAGGTTGGTATTTAAATTTTTCAGGACAAAAAAATCAGATGTATTTGTATCCCACCACCCCCCCACTGGCTGGACCTAGGAGGTTTAGGTAGCATACATGCTACCTGCTGGGAGTAGGAGGCTGGAACCAAAGAAGTGGTTAAAAAAGAGATCTGTTTTACACACCTTAGGATCAGACCATACTGAATTCATTTTTTGCGTTGCGTCATTGTCACCTGCAATGAAATGATCAGTTTAGAAGCTGGAATTTTAGAgggaaaaactgtttttaagtCATCTTTGGATCAGGTTTGTGGCTTTTTTCGGCAAAGTGACAAGTATTTATCTGAGGAAATTTTGTGGATTTTGAGTGAAAAATCAG
The sequence above is a segment of the Porites lutea chromosome 3, jaPorLute2.1, whole genome shotgun sequence genome. Coding sequences within it:
- the LOC140929384 gene encoding UBX domain-containing protein 4-like, which translates into the protein MEWFMGSIPEAIGKSRQNGLLFIVYIEGDNDATQKMNSVWSDPKVAGTLSKDKCVAIKLDHKSEDCNQFSKFYPIVCIPVTYFIGENGLPLEVIGGDLPVDDFVSRANKALETHQKSRPINNSTITPTSTNDVLQTSPEVSSSNQHFEDQEQRTRQETSSEVPAVPGPSQEPNNSSNQEKSLNERVQRAKDLIERRRQEKEEQENQEAKKKESDRRNLGQELAKAKREREERQAQDIVNQIKEDRAKERAHREAVRQQIARDRAEREARRQNELQERQRLTQAAATSSAPSPVSSGGSDSTSARLQFRLPDGSSVTNTFPADTPLQTVQQFIINHLGPSTSSVTLYTTYPRRELTEGDLVKTLAELGLVPSSTLVVAMKSCTAITPSGSSSFSEILVWILSPLFTLMTLLKAFFLGSPDHSRGAYNPTSSGRQNTTQQSQQSSFDNGSTVRRRGPGGGATVREQGGVHRLYNRDDDDDESNTWNGNSTQQM